A genomic segment from Flavobacterium litorale encodes:
- a CDS encoding dicarboxylate/amino acid:cation symporter: protein MFKSRYINFLALIIISITAIVYLTDYIFGVVSEGTLAFLRWASIFGLVLYGIKKKSLTTWILVCLVIGASVGYDFPDVAVHLRVLSKIFLKMIKTIVGPLIFATLVYGIAGHSDIKQVGRMGWKSLLYFEVVTTIALFIGVAAINLFPVGMGIEAPAAMHEQITAAKPQTWQDIILHIFPENIARSMAEGEVLQIVVFSVIFGIGLIMVPKDKRKPMVDFTQSLSEVMFKFTNIVMYFAPIGVGAAMAYTVGHMGLTILENLFGLLLLLYGALLVFSLLVLLPIALIARIPLIPFIKAIKQPVSIAFATTSSEAALPRAMEAMESIGVPRKIVSFVMPMGYSFNLDGTTLYLSLASIFVAQAAGIDLSLGEQLIMVFTLMVTSKGVAGIPRASLVILMGTAASFNLPVWPIMAILGIDELMDMARTSINVIGNCLASAFIAKWEGEFDPNKEHGEEVFDADIQEP from the coding sequence ATGTTCAAATCCCGTTATATCAATTTCCTTGCACTCATCATTATCTCCATAACCGCAATTGTGTATTTAACAGATTATATTTTTGGTGTAGTTTCAGAGGGTACATTAGCCTTTTTACGTTGGGCATCGATATTTGGTTTGGTACTATACGGTATTAAAAAGAAGAGCCTTACTACTTGGATATTGGTTTGCCTTGTTATAGGTGCCTCTGTAGGATACGATTTTCCTGATGTAGCCGTACACCTTAGGGTACTGAGCAAGATATTCCTAAAAATGATTAAAACCATAGTAGGACCCCTTATTTTTGCTACACTGGTATACGGTATTGCAGGGCACTCCGATATTAAGCAGGTAGGGCGTATGGGCTGGAAATCACTACTCTACTTTGAGGTAGTAACTACTATAGCATTATTTATTGGTGTTGCAGCTATTAACCTGTTCCCTGTAGGTATGGGTATAGAGGCACCAGCAGCAATGCACGAGCAAATAACCGCAGCCAAACCCCAAACATGGCAGGATATTATACTGCATATATTTCCTGAAAACATAGCCCGATCGATGGCAGAAGGCGAAGTACTGCAAATAGTAGTATTTAGTGTAATATTTGGTATTGGGCTTATTATGGTACCTAAAGACAAACGTAAACCTATGGTAGATTTTACACAAAGCCTATCTGAGGTAATGTTTAAGTTTACCAACATTGTAATGTACTTTGCACCAATAGGGGTAGGGGCAGCAATGGCGTATACTGTAGGACACATGGGGCTTACCATATTAGAGAATTTATTCGGATTGCTACTACTACTGTATGGTGCATTGCTGGTGTTTTCGTTATTGGTTTTGTTGCCCATTGCACTTATTGCGCGCATACCACTAATACCGTTTATAAAAGCAATAAAACAACCCGTATCTATAGCCTTTGCTACTACAAGCTCAGAGGCAGCATTACCACGTGCTATGGAAGCTATGGAAAGTATTGGTGTACCCCGAAAAATAGTGTCGTTTGTAATGCCTATGGGGTATAGTTTTAATTTAGATGGTACTACGTTATACTTATCGTTAGCCAGTATATTTGTGGCACAAGCTGCGGGTATCGATTTGAGCCTTGGCGAACAACTTATAATGGTATTTACCCTAATGGTAACCAGTAAAGGAGTAGCAGGTATTCCGCGTGCCTCGTTGGTAATACTTATGGGTACAGCAGCCTCATTTAACCTGCCTGTATGGCCCATTATGGCAATATTGGGTATAGATGAACTTATGGATATGGCACGTACTTCTATTAACGTAATAGGAAACTGTTTGGCGTCGGCATTTATAGCCAAATGGGAAGGCGAGTTTGACCCTAATAAAGAGCATGGCGAGGAAGTTTTTGATGCCGATATACAAGAACCTTAA
- a CDS encoding DinB family protein, translating to MENNVLQTSQTAITLQALLEHWQGHRTLTRRVIEAFPEKELFTYSVGGMRPFAVLAMEMIDLAGPGMHGLLTNDWDDFADLPHHNTELMPKTKQELLQLWDEITDVINKLWDDFTPEFMDKPVLAFGQFHGTVRSTILYYIDNDIHHRGQGYVYLRTLGIEPPFFWERG from the coding sequence ATGGAAAACAATGTACTACAAACAAGCCAAACAGCAATTACACTACAAGCCTTATTGGAGCATTGGCAGGGACACCGAACGTTGACCCGAAGAGTGATAGAAGCATTTCCTGAAAAAGAATTATTTACCTATAGTGTAGGGGGTATGCGACCCTTTGCAGTACTTGCTATGGAAATGATAGATTTGGCAGGACCTGGTATGCACGGATTATTAACGAACGATTGGGATGATTTTGCCGATTTACCACACCACAATACTGAATTGATGCCCAAAACAAAACAAGAGTTACTACAACTTTGGGATGAAATTACAGATGTTATTAATAAATTATGGGATGATTTTACCCCAGAGTTTATGGATAAACCCGTACTGGCATTCGGACAATTTCATGGTACGGTGCGCAGCACAATACTCTACTATATTGATAACGATATACACCACAGGGGGCAGGGCTATGTGTATTTACGTACTTTGGGTATAGAACCGCCTTTTTTTTGGGAAAGAGGATAA
- a CDS encoding glycosyltransferase family 9 protein, translating to MLKTVNVYRKIVMRKLTKNMASTVFKSTDTLKNKQVKRVLICRPNHRLGNMLLITPLVQEVENTFPDCKIDLFVKGNLSAIIFKNYSSVDRIIKLPKKHFKQLATYLAGWYAIKKKHYDIVINVNKNSSSGRLSTKAAAGKYKFFGDIEEEDIAPKHADYIHIAKYPVYNFRHYLSLLGVNERKNTPVPTLNIKLTADELAKGKEVLYNIVKNNNKTISIFTHASGSKCYSEDWWTTFYTQLKEKYRNYNIIEILPVENVSQIDFKAPYFYSKDIREIAAVIANTSVFIGADSGMMHLASASQTPTVALFSGGRSTVYTPYNENSIAISTKDTCLEDWMPILDRIITIV from the coding sequence ATGTTAAAAACAGTAAATGTTTACAGAAAGATTGTAATGCGTAAGCTTACTAAAAATATGGCTAGCACCGTATTTAAAAGCACCGATACACTTAAAAATAAACAAGTAAAGCGTGTTTTAATTTGCAGACCGAACCATCGTTTGGGGAATATGTTATTAATAACACCGCTAGTGCAGGAGGTAGAAAATACGTTTCCAGATTGTAAGATAGATTTATTTGTAAAAGGAAACTTGAGTGCTATTATTTTTAAAAATTACTCATCTGTAGATAGAATTATAAAATTACCCAAAAAACACTTTAAACAGTTGGCAACTTATCTTGCGGGTTGGTATGCCATTAAAAAAAAGCACTATGATATTGTAATTAATGTAAATAAAAACTCATCGTCAGGTAGGCTTTCTACAAAAGCTGCTGCTGGTAAATATAAGTTTTTTGGCGATATTGAGGAGGAAGATATTGCCCCAAAACATGCCGATTACATTCATATAGCAAAGTATCCTGTATATAATTTTAGGCACTATTTATCATTACTAGGCGTAAACGAACGCAAAAATACCCCTGTGCCTACACTCAATATAAAATTAACCGCTGATGAGCTTGCCAAGGGTAAGGAGGTATTATACAATATTGTTAAGAACAACAATAAAACAATTAGCATTTTTACGCATGCATCAGGCTCAAAATGTTACTCCGAAGACTGGTGGACTACCTTTTATACACAATTAAAGGAAAAATACAGAAATTACAATATTATAGAAATTTTGCCCGTTGAAAATGTTTCGCAAATAGATTTTAAAGCACCATACTTTTACAGTAAAGATATTCGTGAAATAGCAGCAGTTATAGCCAATACTAGCGTTTTTATTGGTGCCGATAGTGGTATGATGCACTTAGCCAGTGCCTCGCAAACACCTACTGTAGCACTCTTTTCTGGTGGCAGAAGCACTGTTTACACTCCTTATAACGAAAATAGTATTGCAATTAGTACCAAAGATACTTGCCTTGAAGATTGGATGCCTATTTTAGACCGAATTATTACAATTGTTTAG
- a CDS encoding response regulator, producing MFSDRKILLADDHSIVRRGVALILKENFPDIQILHADSFDGIEDALATGKIDLLVLDINLPGGNSPNMINKIRELQPLVKILVFSAFDEEQYAIRYLNSGADGYLNKLTSEDEIAAAVKAILQGENYVSKKIRTKITENAKNKVPDNPLETLSNREMEIVLLFVQGEGNLEIANKLNIQTSTVSTYKTRIFDKLDVSNIVSLVEKYKLYSK from the coding sequence ATGTTTAGTGATAGAAAAATATTACTTGCCGATGACCACAGTATTGTTCGTCGTGGCGTAGCCCTTATACTAAAGGAAAACTTTCCTGATATTCAAATACTACATGCTGATAGTTTTGATGGTATTGAAGACGCCTTGGCTACAGGAAAAATAGATTTATTGGTTTTAGATATTAATTTGCCAGGGGGTAACTCTCCTAATATGATAAATAAAATCAGAGAACTACAACCGCTGGTTAAAATACTTGTTTTTTCTGCTTTTGATGAAGAGCAGTATGCCATACGTTACCTAAACTCGGGTGCAGATGGGTATTTAAACAAATTAACATCTGAAGATGAGATTGCCGCAGCAGTTAAAGCTATTTTACAAGGCGAAAACTATGTGAGTAAAAAGATTAGAACGAAGATAACCGAAAACGCTAAAAACAAAGTACCCGATAATCCCTTAGAAACTCTATCTAATAGGGAAATGGAAATTGTTTTGCTTTTTGTACAGGGTGAAGGTAATCTCGAAATTGCTAATAAACTCAACATACAAACCTCTACGGTAAGTACATACAAAACCCGAATTTTCGATAAGCTGGACGTAAGCAATATCGTGTCGTTGGTAGAGAAATATAAGCTATACAGCAAATAA
- a CDS encoding sensor histidine kinase: MRFFIRLLLLLLVIGIGKCQAQNSTYRITRYSADSNHLPQNTVKSIIKDKYGYMWLATENGLVRFDGKNFKVFSSFTNMLNTKSDRMHAFGGSIAKDSILIRNEVQDYFLIRNRNVVKDTIAHPALAVPKRKHLKGNVKFTSSLHFSNTTEFFTLCSNGNSYVIGDDSVRVFNKNRALKQAFAHTIVDSTQFFSISGKLYEMKTSNNYNEIRHDTLIHKTFDVPDAKGYCFYKNELANQFFLTVGKNVYAVTHKNGTLQTKLLYNDFNRNDNIIALYFDAKNNKLYMGSENKGLIVAEKQDFKKMASPIRHKYGTDGVYYGLTNYGGNKIISATNDVFENGKHVENINFDGTPDRYAIVFDDNGNLWRKGYSILYKYYKDSNYKKFDHWHIESRITTIIKAVDGKIWIGTNRPRNGKEIGYLYVINPNEKDAAPEMYMKLKHGLMSLRSTSNNELWVGSRTKMHKLNITQQKLTEVAGFNNAYIRNMYSSNPNELWVATYKKGLFLHKDGVTTNFPADKNGYILTANCIIEDAKQHFWVTTNQGLFCVSKQDLLDYALGKRQNIYYHLYDKGAGFATNEFNGGCEPCGVYLSEERIFFPSMEGIIHFEPEETILSFPKNDIFIDEVKVDTATFSSTNLVLNRDFERILFYVSSPYYGNKNNLTIETKLTGPVTQDWTVLNNNFISFSTLPPGKYELIARKLSGFNSNYSYKSITFSITPAFWQTTWFVILVIIGGILIVVGVFKIRLRYIRRKNELLEQQVAVRTTQLSTTISALRKTKDDLSQQNENHIKLIKNITHDIKSPLKFMEITGRYVYNNLSKDDSVLKEDVESIYTSSSQLYHFVDNFLEYTKMADSDMEIAPYPLHKVIEEKIQFFSTIAKSRNTIVTNKVSKDISITTNKHLLAIVLHNLLDNAIKHTKGGSITFNATQTAKTTIITIADTGTGMSAEKLAYCNNLIKGITDGTVENGGMGLLIIVELLVIMGVSMKIDATEGKGTTVTLTL; this comes from the coding sequence ATGAGGTTTTTTATCCGATTATTGTTGTTACTGTTGGTTATTGGCATTGGTAAATGCCAAGCGCAAAATAGCACCTATCGTATAACCCGATACTCTGCCGATAGTAACCATTTGCCACAAAACACCGTAAAATCCATTATTAAAGATAAGTATGGCTATATGTGGCTTGCCACAGAAAATGGTTTGGTACGCTTTGATGGTAAAAACTTTAAAGTGTTTAGCTCTTTTACCAACATGCTAAATACAAAATCCGATAGGATGCATGCTTTTGGAGGTAGTATTGCTAAAGATAGTATCCTGATTAGAAATGAAGTACAGGATTACTTTTTAATCCGAAACCGAAACGTGGTTAAAGATACTATAGCACATCCTGCATTAGCAGTTCCGAAAAGAAAACATCTAAAAGGTAATGTTAAGTTTACATCATCGCTCCATTTTAGTAATACCACAGAGTTTTTTACGTTGTGCTCCAATGGAAATAGCTATGTTATAGGTGACGATAGTGTTAGAGTTTTTAATAAAAATAGAGCGCTAAAACAAGCGTTTGCTCATACTATTGTAGATTCTACACAGTTTTTTAGCATTTCGGGTAAGCTCTACGAAATGAAAACTAGCAACAACTACAACGAAATCAGGCACGATACTCTTATACATAAAACATTTGACGTACCAGATGCTAAAGGATACTGCTTTTATAAGAACGAACTTGCAAATCAGTTTTTTTTAACGGTAGGAAAAAATGTTTACGCTGTAACACACAAAAACGGAACGCTACAAACCAAGCTATTGTATAATGACTTTAATAGAAACGATAACATTATAGCCCTTTATTTTGATGCCAAAAACAACAAGCTATATATGGGTAGCGAAAATAAGGGTTTGATAGTGGCAGAGAAGCAAGACTTTAAAAAAATGGCATCGCCAATTAGGCATAAATATGGTACAGACGGGGTTTATTATGGTCTTACAAATTACGGAGGCAATAAAATAATAAGTGCAACCAATGATGTTTTTGAGAATGGTAAACATGTAGAAAACATAAATTTTGATGGAACACCCGATAGATATGCTATTGTTTTTGATGATAATGGTAATTTGTGGCGTAAAGGCTATAGCATCCTTTACAAGTACTATAAAGATTCCAACTATAAAAAATTTGATCATTGGCATATTGAGAGTAGGATAACAACAATAATTAAGGCGGTAGATGGAAAAATTTGGATTGGTACCAACCGCCCAAGAAATGGCAAGGAAATAGGCTATTTGTATGTTATAAACCCTAACGAAAAAGATGCTGCTCCTGAAATGTATATGAAGTTGAAACACGGGCTAATGTCGTTACGCAGCACCAGCAACAACGAGTTATGGGTAGGTTCACGCACAAAAATGCATAAGCTTAACATAACCCAACAAAAACTAACAGAAGTAGCAGGGTTTAACAACGCTTATATTAGAAACATGTACAGCTCCAACCCAAACGAATTATGGGTAGCTACCTATAAAAAAGGCTTGTTTTTGCACAAAGATGGTGTTACTACCAATTTCCCTGCTGATAAAAACGGCTACATACTTACAGCCAATTGCATTATTGAGGATGCAAAACAACACTTTTGGGTTACAACAAACCAAGGGCTATTTTGTGTAAGCAAACAAGATTTGTTGGATTATGCATTGGGCAAGAGGCAGAATATTTACTACCATCTTTACGATAAAGGAGCAGGGTTTGCCACAAACGAATTTAACGGTGGTTGCGAGCCCTGTGGCGTATACCTTAGTGAGGAAAGAATATTTTTCCCTTCTATGGAAGGAATTATACATTTTGAGCCAGAGGAAACTATATTAAGTTTCCCTAAAAATGATATTTTTATTGACGAAGTAAAAGTAGATACAGCAACCTTTAGCAGTACCAACCTCGTTTTGAATAGAGATTTTGAGCGTATACTATTTTACGTATCCAGCCCATACTATGGCAATAAAAATAATTTGACTATAGAAACAAAACTTACTGGACCTGTAACGCAAGACTGGACGGTACTAAACAATAATTTCATCTCGTTTTCCACACTACCACCTGGAAAATATGAACTTATTGCAAGAAAACTTTCAGGCTTCAATTCAAATTACTCCTATAAAAGTATTACATTCTCCATAACCCCAGCGTTTTGGCAAACCACGTGGTTTGTTATACTTGTTATTATAGGGGGTATACTTATTGTTGTTGGCGTTTTTAAAATAAGACTACGCTACATACGTCGTAAAAACGAATTGTTGGAGCAGCAGGTAGCTGTACGTACAACACAACTTAGTACAACAATATCGGCATTACGAAAAACAAAAGATGACCTTAGCCAACAGAATGAAAACCATATTAAGCTTATAAAAAATATTACCCACGATATAAAGAGTCCACTTAAGTTTATGGAAATAACAGGGCGGTATGTATACAATAATTTGAGTAAAGATGATAGCGTACTAAAGGAAGATGTAGAGTCCATATACACCTCGTCTTCACAACTATATCATTTTGTAGATAACTTTTTAGAATACACAAAAATGGCTGACAGTGATATGGAAATAGCTCCCTATCCGCTGCATAAAGTAATAGAGGAAAAAATTCAGTTTTTTAGTACCATTGCCAAATCGCGTAACACCATAGTAACTAACAAGGTAAGTAAGGATATAAGTATAACAACCAATAAGCACTTGCTTGCTATAGTACTACACAACTTACTGGATAACGCCATTAAACACACAAAAGGGGGCAGTATAACCTTTAACGCTACCCAAACAGCCAAAACCACCATTATAACTATAGCCGACACAGGTACAGGAATGTCTGCCGAGAAACTTGCGTATTGCAACAACCTTATAAAAGGTATAACCGATGGCACTGTTGAGAATGGCGGTATGGGACTACTAATTATAGTAGAGTTACTGGTAATAATGGGCGTAAGTATGAAAATTGATGCTACCGAAGGAAAAGGTACAACCGTTACACTTACATTATAA